GAAGGGGGAGTTCGAGACCGGCTTTGAGAAAGGTGGACAGACCCGGGAACATGCCATGCTGGCTAAAACGGCAGGAGTCAAGCATCTCATTGTCCTGGTTAACAAGATGGATGACCCCACTGTCCACTGGAGCCTGGAAAGGTGAGCAGGGTCTGGATGAAAATAGATTTGCGTTTGACCCTCAGTGTCAGTTCTGCAATAAACATAGAACATATTTTGTTGACACTAAAATAGTCAAAGTTACAGATAATGGCAGATCCCATACAATTTACATTGTATAATTAATTGAATTATTGAACATTTTTGTGAACTTCTCACAGGTATGAGGAGTGTAAGGAGAAGCTGGTGCCATTTCTGAAGAAGGTGGGCTTCAACCCCAAGAAGGACATCCACTTTATGCCTTGTTCTGGACTCACAGGTTCCAACCTCAAGGACCCTGTACCTGAATGCACCTGGTACACGTAAGTCATCCCTGTGAATGCTTTTCAATGGTAGTACAGTATGTCGGATAGGTCGCTTGACAAACCTTAGATGCTGTGTTCTATATACAGTAAATCACCTCAGTTTTTTTGTCTGAGAAAGAAACATAGTGTCATAGTGTCATAGAGTCATGTCCTAGATTTTagtcttctgtgtgttttcaagcCAGTAATTAATAAAGAATCCTAATGCCACTGAAGTaaaagtttttttgtctttttctttaccAGGGGTTTGCCATTTATTTCCCACCTGGACAGTTTGCCAAACTTCACCAGATCCACTGATGGAGCAGTCAGACTACCAATCGTTGACAAGTACAAGGTGAGCAGCAGGAAGGGTTGatcttccttcttttttttaaaaaatcaagttAGGAAAAGGACAAATCTGTGAGAGCTCGTCTTCGCCGCAATGTCCTAATCAGATAAGTGGGTGTGAAATGTAGTCTGGTTTTTCTCCAATTTGCCAAAAAAATGTCCTTACTCCTTCTACagtcattttctttctgctttggaAACATacttactgacacacacacacacacacacacacacaaacaaacacacaagagctCTGCAGTCATTCCTCTTTAAGAAAATCCAGCGTCTTGGCATTTGTCTCTGTGTAGATGCTGGAAGCCATTAAACACATTCTGTAAGTGGATCAGGTTATTTTGCCTATGACAGTTGTCCCGACATTAATCACTGGCTCTTAACTTTCTTCATATATAATCTTTTCTCCTCACCATCTTgtctttttcttgtttaaatACTCCTCTCTCGTTGTCTTTGCCTAAGAGCCTTATGTAGCAGTTACATGACTAAGAATACTCAACTGGTGGTGACCTAGTATAAGGGGACTATGGTGTACTGGATTCAATCTGTACAGAATAAGATGACCTGATTACTTACTTGGGTTTTGAAGTGATGAGTGTCAGCTACGATCACTAAATGCTCATTTATGATGCCTTTTACTTACGGAAAGAGATAACGTCCATTTCAAACAACCTAACTGCCACTGCCCACAGACTTCCACAAGTTAAGGTGATTTGGATTGCTCTTTatttatatcagtgtgtgtgtgtatttgcaggaTATGGGCACAGTCATCCTTGGGAAGCTGGAGTCTGGAACCATCAGTAAAGCCCAGCAGCTGGTCATGATGCCAAATAGGGTGAGATCTCCTCTCTGTGACTTTACTCTGTCTTCACATGGGACAAATAAAGAGATCACTTAAACGATTAACCTAATTCATCCATTTAGAGAAGATCTGACCACCTAAAGGATTCTGTTCCATTTCTAACACCAGCCACGTACGCTGCTCCAGTACGGCAATAACATCTTCATCGCAAACActaatgtatgtgtatgtgtgtgtgtgtgcagcatacAGTGGAGGTACTGAGCCTGCTAAGCGATGATGTGGAGACGGACGATGCAACTCCAGGGGAGAATCTGAAGTTGAGGCTGAAAGGCATCGAGGAGGAAGAAATCCTGCCTGGGTTTATTCTCTGTAGCCCCGACAACCTCTGCCACTCCGGTCGCACCTTTGATgcacaggtaaaaaaaacagacaaccaAAGTCTCGACACGCTGCAGCTCTCATTGTACATCTGATTTTCACCGTCATCAGTCGTCAGTTAGGATTCAAATCAtgattcaagactttatttatgAAATCAAAGGACGAGGCTGCAGGCAGTGACACAGGCATGATTAGTTCTCCTTTGTGCAATATGATGCCAACAGATGAACTAAACAATGCTCCTGTATTTAATCTAATCCACCTCACTGCAGGTTAGCATAGCAACAGATACAAACAGTGACTGAGAGGGGGTGTGAGGTCGAGGTTTGATGTGGAGCATTTCAGTGATTTTGGTTTATTGTCTAGTGCTCAGAGCACAGAAGCTAGTtagaaccacagactgtatacaaagatggaagacatgacggCTCCCTCAACTTGAAGCCAAATCACTTTCActgccccctgttggctggctgcagttaaGGTCATTAACCCTGCcatgaccaaaataaaaagtcaaaggacACGTTAAATAGAATAATagattatttttgtatgtttctgATTCGCTCCTTTCGTTTCAGATCGTCATCATTGAACACAAATCAATTATTTGTCCTGGTTACAATGCAGTCCTTCACATCCACACCTGCATTGAAGAAATTCAAATCACAGTAAGTTGCTGATCTCTTTTCTAAGCGGCTGCCGCAgcatttatttgtaatttttagTGTCGCCGTGCATCTTTGACCTGACTGGACTGTGGTTTTAACTCTTTAAATCCTGACTACAGGCCTTAATCTGCATGGTGGACAAGAAAAGTggagagaaaagcaaaacacGACCACGCTTCGTAAAGCAGGACCAGGTCTGTATCGCCAGGCTCCGGGCAGCAGGGGTCATCTGCTTAGAAACCTTCAAAGACTTCCCTCAAATGGGACGATTCACGCTGCGAGATGAAGGTAAGGACCCTGTGGGTTTGTATAAAAGGCTGCTTTCAGgcctgcactgaagtccagagattttcctgaaattttctggAGGAATCTGAGAGCCCACAGTCAGTTacttcctgccagcccccttcatatgtgaaaggcaaatttCAGGACTTTTTccaaagttcatgtctgaaagcagcttaagacaTAGTGAGAGTTTCTGtctgtagttttaaaaaaaaacctttaaaacccTGGTTTATAAGGACATGCATGTTACAGCTGAGACACTTATTGCTACTTACCTATTTTTTACCAagttctgaaaaacaaactgcacataAGTCTTGTATCTCAGTGTCATCCCTATGTTCATTcacattctcctcctccaggcaAAACCATCGCCATCGGCAAAGTGCTGAAACTGGTGCCAGAAAAGGACTAAATGCAACGATGGAGCCGATGCAGCCTGCATGGAGTTCTTCCACTCGTTACCAGAGGAGAAACGCTGCTAGAGCCAACCCAAACAGCCACTCTCTCTTTACACACAACTATGCTGAAGAGAAGGACAAGGAGCGAAGGAGGAGAATAAAATTTTTTGTCTAATGAAGTAAACAGGACTGAATCAGTTTTTATGATGATGAACAATATGAAACGAGAGACCAAGTCCAGTGTGTCAGCTTTCTCATATTGAGAGCTCAGCTATGCCACTAATGTAGCTACACGCCCCCCTTCTGTACTGCCATGGCTAACCGTGCTGTCGGCTGGCCACGCCATTTGTTTTTAGAATGGAGATGGATGCAGTGTTAATGGGTTTGGGGAAGAAAACAGTCATAAACTACAGAATGATTTCATATTGTGGAAAAGAGAAGAGTTAGCCTGTAATTCTAATTTGCAAAGTGCATCACCCTTTTTAAAAGAGTGGGATGACGAATCTGATGGAGGTTATATTTGGTTTAAGGATTGCTGTACCGAAATGTCTTAGTTTGGTCTCTCTCCACATGTGATGGTTAAATTTTGGAttgagttcacacacacacaactctgatGAACCAAGGATAAAAACActcatacaaacagacacacgcagCTGTTACATAACATGAACCGAAAATAAAGATCAACCTGCAATGGAAAGGTGTATTTTTTGGTTTTTATCCTGACCTTTTATTGTGAATGGTATTAACCTTAGAGAATGTCAATACAGGAACAGTTTTCTGATTTCTTTACATTGATGTtgaattttttttccaaccacCAATTATTCAAGATATTCAATTAAAGAGCACTGACGCATCAATTTTTCAACAGGAGGCAACATTTCTTGCAAGGATGTTCGCTACaattttctttaactttatgAGTAGTGCCATGTACAAACAAGGCAGATGTGTGCTCCCAGAAAAAGTTCAAGCAGAAGACATaacaaaatatgtttacataaataaacaaatatattaatacaaaatatatttataaaattatacggttttttttgtgtattaatTTTCGCTGAGGTGATCATTGTATAATTGAATAGTTTTGTCACTTATTAAGCAAGAAATGGGGGTAttatttcccatcatgcactgtgTTGAATTTGTCTTTATGGATTAAAGTCAACTCCACTGTCACCGTGTCCAAAATATGTGATGACATTTCCACACTCTTCACATCAAGAATACATTTACCTGGAATATAATCTGAGTGAGAGGATagtgataaaataaactttcagGATCGTTGTTGCAAGATttatattacttttatttattttctttagttttcttctttctgtatgaatattataaatgtttattatcgTATTTTATAGTCCTAATGTTTACATATCGTTTATCATCAGGAGTGGCTCTACAGCATGTTCactacaaataaagtttgttttgaattgGGTGACGTTGCGCCTTCGCATTGCGCATGCGCGGCGACTCACACGTGAAGCAAGCAGCATGGCCGACGAACCAGAAGCAGCGTTAGACCGGACTCAGGTAAAAAGTCTTTTTAAGCAGCTTATTTAAACTCCCGATACAGAACATGACGACGAATAAAGGTTTAGATAATTGTGATGAATTACATAGTCACGAGTCGACCGGAGCCGTTTGCTAGTTAGCATTATCCGGCTTGTTTGCTGACTGCTTTAGCCTCAAAGCTAATTCACAGAACGAGGAGCAGGCGGCTGGAGTTTGTTTGTGGGTTTCGTGtcgtgtttcttttttgtttctaacTCTGGGGTtcgtgtgtctgtgctcaggtGAAAAAGGCCGTTCAGGCTCTTCAGGCTTTCCTCCAAACAAAAACCACCAAAGACTCCCTGCTGCTGGACGACACCCAGAACATCAGCCTGCTCTTCACCTTCTGGAAGATCCCCAAGGAGGCGCAGACCATCCGCATGTGAGGCCCACTCTCAGGAACTTCTCTGTgtagctgctgttgttgtcacTGGTTTCTGACGTTTCTTTCTCTATTCGCCCTCAGTCCTCTGCCCCATGGTCAGCGCACCGACTCGGAGGAGGTCTGCCTCTTCACCAGAGACGAGCCCAACATGACCTCAGAGCAGACACAGAGGTTTTACAAGCGGCTGTTGGAGGAGAAGGGCATCAAAAACATAACTGAGGTATTCACCTGTCAGAGTCCgactgttcagacctggtgttaacatgcGTCCTGAGTGATCAGAGTCCTGATGGATGTCTTCTGGGACCACTTATAATAGGATCTCCCTTCCCCGCTCTctatgcaaataatcacatgtTATCTTTGTTCGTAAAAGTTCAATTGGGGGGGCTGAATGAATCACTGAGGTGCAGATCTACTATATCAcccattttgaaaaacaaaaatagaaatcGAATGTGGTGgccagtgttgatattgtggtgaTGCCGCTAACAGATCAACGCATGTTCATTGAGAGGcgtaaaaaatacatttgattcattgtgaagcTGTTGCGGGTCAGAGGACGGCAGCTGAGAAGGTGGTCCTTCTTtcacatgtggcccaggatgcatttaCGCTCACCCTGTAAGAAGACTGTGGCCCCTTgcatcccagaccacctctgtgTGGATTGAGTGACCAGATCTCAGGACGCATTTTGTTGCGTTCAAATCACTCAGGGTGGATGTTACTACCAGATCTAAAAGCTGTTAATAATTCTTGCAGGCAGAGCATTGGTCCACAATTAAACCTGTTAATGTTGAACACGTGCATCTCTGTATCTTTGGCAGATCATCCCCTACAAGGTCCTGAAGACAGAGTACAAACCGTTTGAAGCTAAGCGCCGTCTGTTAGGAAACTTtgacatgtttctgtctgatgACCGCGTCCGGCGCCTGCTGCCGTCCCACCTCGGAAAACACTTCTACCAGAGGAAAAAGTAAGAGCTCTCCTGTCTTTCACACCTTGGAAATTAAtcacattcatgttttctttctaaacaAATGGGAGACTGTGATGCTATTGACATGATGcattttctgctgtttgaaTTTAGAGTTGACTGCTCCAGTACAGAAAGACTAAGGAGAATATGTCAAACTTTACCTGTCAAGTGATTAAACCTTGAATTGAGGAGAGAATCATAAAATTAGTTGTCTGTCACAAGGTAGTGGACAATGTCCTGATGTAGCTCATTTAGgtcatcaatcaaattttatgtatatatcccttattcacaaattacaatttgtgtcatagggcttaacaaggtgcggccacctctgtccttaaccctcaacaagagtcaggacaAACTACCCCATaaaaccctattaacagggaA
This is a stretch of genomic DNA from Hippoglossus stenolepis isolate QCI-W04-F060 chromosome 21, HSTE1.2, whole genome shotgun sequence. It encodes these proteins:
- the gspt1 gene encoding eukaryotic peptide chain release factor GTP-binding subunit ERF3A isoform X2, giving the protein MDPRDTAPDSWELEDDAEAPAAAAAAELPGALAALNVNAKPFVPNVNAAVFVPSFPPSSGAEMPVADAPVENGGTEADMTTEEETWEQKEEPGGGGGGGGSDDLGTGGECEEGASRKEDEEMIEEEEEEMPVPKMAPAPPDAPKKEHVNVVFIGHVDAGKSTIGGQIMYLTGMVEKRTLEKYEREAKEKNRETWYLSWALDTNQEERDKGKTVEVGRAYFETEKKHFTILDAPGHKSFVPNMIGGASQADLAVLVISARKGEFETGFEKGGQTREHAMLAKTAGVKHLIVLVNKMDDPTVHWSLERYEECKEKLVPFLKKVGFNPKKDIHFMPCSGLTGSNLKDPVPECTWYTGLPFISHLDSLPNFTRSTDGAVRLPIVDKYKDMGTVILGKLESGTISKAQQLVMMPNRHTVEVLSLLSDDVETDDATPGENLKLRLKGIEEEEILPGFILCSPDNLCHSGRTFDAQIVIIEHKSIICPGYNAVLHIHTCIEEIQITALICMVDKKSGEKSKTRPRFVKQDQVCIARLRAAGVICLETFKDFPQMGRFTLRDEGKTIAIGKVLKLVPEKD
- the gspt1 gene encoding eukaryotic peptide chain release factor GTP-binding subunit ERF3A isoform X1, encoding MDPRDTAPDSWELEDDAEAPAAAAAAELPGALAALNVNAKPFVPNVNAAVFVPSFPPSSGAEMPVADGAPDPAASMEVAETAAPVENGGTEADMTTEEETWEQKEEPGGGGGGGGSDDLGTGGECEEGASRKEDEEMIEEEEEEMPVPKMAPAPPDAPKKEHVNVVFIGHVDAGKSTIGGQIMYLTGMVEKRTLEKYEREAKEKNRETWYLSWALDTNQEERDKGKTVEVGRAYFETEKKHFTILDAPGHKSFVPNMIGGASQADLAVLVISARKGEFETGFEKGGQTREHAMLAKTAGVKHLIVLVNKMDDPTVHWSLERYEECKEKLVPFLKKVGFNPKKDIHFMPCSGLTGSNLKDPVPECTWYTGLPFISHLDSLPNFTRSTDGAVRLPIVDKYKDMGTVILGKLESGTISKAQQLVMMPNRHTVEVLSLLSDDVETDDATPGENLKLRLKGIEEEEILPGFILCSPDNLCHSGRTFDAQIVIIEHKSIICPGYNAVLHIHTCIEEIQITALICMVDKKSGEKSKTRPRFVKQDQVCIARLRAAGVICLETFKDFPQMGRFTLRDEGKTIAIGKVLKLVPEKD